The window TCCGGCGACCCGCAGTCTCAGCAGGTGACACTGCGTTACGACCCCGAGCGCTCGTCGCTGGACGAGATCGTCAAGGCCATGGAGGAGGAGGGCTACTCTGTGGCCGGCTAAGGTCGCGGTGGCCCTCGCCCTGCTGCTCCTGCTGGCGGCCTGCGGCGGCGGGGCCGCCGTTACGAAGCTCCAGACCGCCCCTGCTGGCCTGACACCCACACCCTCTCCGCCCGTCACCGCCCTGCCCACGCCCCCGGCAACTCCCAGCCCCACCCCGACGCCGACCCCCACGCCCGCGCCGGCGCTGACGGGCTTCCGCATGCCTATCGAGGGCGCCTGTCTGCCCACTTCCCCCAACCTGTTGCCCAATGCTCCTCGCCCCTACCGTGCCGGCGTCCACGAGGGCATCGACTTCTACGATGGCTTCTCCTGTGTCCGTATCGGTCGAGGGACGCCGGTGCTGGCTGCTAAGGCCGGCGTGGTGGTCCGAGCCGACCACGACTACCGCCCCCTGACCCCTCAGGAGCT of the Dehalococcoidia bacterium genome contains:
- a CDS encoding heavy-metal-associated domain-containing protein; translated protein: MAAEQVTLHSPNISCDHCIAAIRKAVTALPGVEFLSGDPQSQQVTLRYDPERSSLDEIVKAMEEEGYSVAG
- a CDS encoding M23 family metallopeptidase; amino-acid sequence: MALALLLLLAACGGGAAVTKLQTAPAGLTPTPSPPVTALPTPPATPSPTPTPTPTPAPALTGFRMPIEGACLPTSPNLLPNAPRPYRAGVHEGIDFYDGFSCVRIGRGTPVLAAKAGVVVRADHDYRPLTPQELDELLRRSRSQGYTDEQALDRFRGRQVWIDHGGGVVTRYAHLDGVAPDIQMGTRVEAGQVIGYVGNSGTPEEVTAPGTEFHLHFEIRVGDSYLGKGLPYDELMDVLRNAFSS